In a genomic window of Sulfurimonas denitrificans DSM 1251:
- a CDS encoding flagellin: MGFRINTNISAMNAHRNASMTNLGLDKSLGSLSSGLRITKAADDASGMAIADSLRQQAQGLGQAVMNSNDGIGVTQTADGALDEYINIANTIRTKAIQAASDGQTSDTRKAIQADIDRLMQEAQNIASTTSFNGQTLLNGGYQNKSFHIGAYSGETVKISIEDSRTEKVGKFSLAESTTGLTATTGQAGVSTVSLSVTVTSADGTTSTSTGEAVLTSGAHSSYEIAQMVVDAFNSDAQTDGTNARASVYELTSSTAGTAAFGIRVDSSDNFTTTEAGFTIGDATAALTNNFSTIDVTTREKAEKAIIISDYTLKDLDSRRSDIGSVQNQLESTIRNISVTQVNVQAAESQIRDVDFAAESANFAKFNILAQSGSYAMSQANAVQQNVLKLLQ, encoded by the coding sequence ATGGGATTTAGAATAAACACAAATATTAGTGCTATGAACGCGCATAGAAATGCAAGCATGACTAACTTAGGACTTGATAAAAGTCTTGGTTCACTTAGTTCTGGTTTAAGAATTACGAAAGCGGCAGATGACGCTTCTGGTATGGCTATTGCCGATTCTCTTCGTCAACAAGCTCAAGGTTTGGGGCAAGCTGTTATGAATTCAAATGATGGTATAGGTGTTACCCAAACAGCGGATGGTGCTTTGGATGAGTATATAAATATTGCTAATACTATTAGAACTAAAGCTATTCAAGCTGCGTCTGATGGTCAAACTTCTGATACACGTAAAGCTATTCAGGCTGATATTGACAGACTTATGCAAGAGGCTCAAAATATTGCTTCAACTACTTCGTTTAATGGTCAAACACTTCTAAATGGTGGTTATCAAAATAAATCATTCCATATTGGTGCATACTCTGGAGAGACTGTAAAAATCTCTATAGAGGATAGTAGAACTGAAAAAGTAGGTAAATTCTCGCTAGCAGAATCAACTACAGGATTAACAGCTACTACAGGTCAGGCTGGTGTTAGTACAGTATCTCTTAGCGTTACTGTTACAAGTGCAGATGGTACAACATCAACATCAACAGGTGAAGCTGTACTTACTTCAGGTGCACACTCTAGTTATGAGATTGCACAGATGGTAGTTGATGCATTTAACTCAGATGCTCAAACAGATGGAACAAATGCAAGAGCTAGTGTATATGAACTTACATCTTCGACTGCAGGAACTGCGGCATTTGGTATTAGAGTAGATTCTAGTGATAACTTTACTACAACTGAAGCAGGATTTACTATTGGAGATGCTACGGCTGCTCTAACAAACAACTTTAGTACTATTGATGTTACAACTAGAGAAAAAGCAGAGAAAGCTATTATCATCTCGGATTATACTCTTAAAGATTTAGACTCTAGAAGATCAGATATAGGTTCGGTTCAAAATCAACTTGAATCAACTATTAGAAATATCTCTGTAACTCAGGTAAATGTTCAAGCGGCAGAATCACAGATTCGTGACGTTGACTTTGCGGCAGAGAGTGCGAACTTTGCGAAATTTAATATCTTAGCTCAGTCTGGTTCATACGCTATGAGTCAAGCTAACGCTGTTCAACAAAATGTATTAAAACTACTTCAGTAA
- a CDS encoding 6-hydroxymethylpterin diphosphokinase MptE-like protein, with product MQKIEDKAVLNYKQNMEFFEKEHKRLYEMLIALETLLSDGKYPQKYELEYKNSYFDIKELSSGNYLYGQNSIKYSKELLDTISFKKDDQVLESSYNFIYDKNSIDLLKEADAFFPHATTAPIIYYHSSNTNASMSMNKIYKFIFLGVGLGLHIKDIIQKTKTEIILVTDNDIELFRLSMFTCNYKDALCGKKTFFSIAQSSIELAHTFNSFYENGIIRNHYLKFCLFSSKDESTIKQVQQAILIRPEKCYSHSRLLQKSQKILNRIAKDYKFVNLQKKESENFFNDKPFLVLAAGPSLNAHKEWLKKHHKKFIIIAPLAALKTLYKLDIPADIVVHIDENEPLAKRELDFFENRDYFKETIFIFTASVADIFFETFEKEKIYLLEDRTSYKLNNCFIDVASVGEASYAIALSFSKGDIYLLGLDLAIGDDGSTHAKDHSDHRNLDTSSANSITQSASLDTAVTQVRGNFRKQVNTIPLLAMSIPVVDIHTSKLKLPNQNIYNLSDGAYFQETIALEPSDVKVTKIIKKIDLKSHLLALFDKYSSSSLSNEELQMLKDRQKRVQKYYDFVNTFREDSSSSSEIFMQSYTKLLNSMVAFEQDELHQIMMNYLLISSTYISDLFNTKELDNHKKHIKKIKKIIITLLEKIIKAYEQEIEKVLEDL from the coding sequence GTGCAAAAAATAGAAGATAAAGCAGTACTCAATTATAAACAAAATATGGAGTTCTTCGAAAAAGAGCATAAAAGACTCTATGAGATGTTAATAGCTTTAGAAACTCTATTAAGTGATGGTAAATACCCTCAAAAATATGAACTTGAATATAAAAACAGCTATTTTGATATCAAAGAGCTATCTTCAGGTAATTATCTTTACGGTCAAAATTCCATAAAATACTCAAAAGAGCTCCTCGATACAATATCATTTAAAAAAGATGACCAAGTTCTTGAGAGCTCTTATAACTTTATTTATGATAAAAACTCTATAGACTTACTCAAAGAAGCTGATGCCTTTTTCCCTCATGCAACAACCGCACCCATAATCTACTATCATAGTTCAAACACTAACGCTTCGATGAGTATGAATAAAATATATAAGTTTATTTTTTTAGGAGTAGGGCTTGGTCTGCACATAAAAGATATAATCCAAAAAACTAAAACAGAAATTATTTTAGTAACTGATAACGATATAGAACTATTTAGACTATCTATGTTTACATGTAATTATAAAGATGCACTTTGTGGCAAGAAAACTTTTTTTTCTATAGCACAAAGTAGTATTGAGCTTGCGCATACTTTCAATAGTTTTTATGAAAATGGTATCATAAGAAACCATTATCTAAAATTTTGTCTCTTCTCTTCAAAAGATGAATCAACTATAAAACAGGTACAACAAGCCATACTTATTCGCCCTGAAAAGTGTTATTCACACTCAAGACTTTTACAAAAAAGCCAAAAAATCTTAAATAGAATTGCGAAAGATTATAAGTTTGTAAACTTACAAAAAAAAGAGTCAGAAAACTTTTTTAATGATAAACCTTTTTTAGTCTTAGCTGCTGGTCCTTCTCTAAATGCTCACAAAGAGTGGCTAAAAAAACACCATAAAAAGTTCATTATTATAGCTCCTTTAGCTGCACTTAAAACACTTTATAAACTAGATATACCTGCCGATATTGTTGTACATATCGATGAAAATGAACCTCTTGCAAAAAGAGAGCTAGACTTTTTTGAAAACAGAGACTATTTTAAAGAGACTATTTTTATATTTACAGCTTCTGTAGCAGATATATTTTTTGAAACTTTCGAAAAAGAGAAGATTTATCTTCTTGAAGATAGAACAAGCTATAAATTAAACAACTGTTTTATTGATGTTGCTAGTGTTGGTGAAGCTTCGTATGCTATAGCGCTCTCTTTTAGTAAAGGCGATATATATCTACTAGGGCTTGATTTAGCCATAGGAGACGATGGTTCAACTCATGCAAAAGATCACTCAGATCACAGAAACCTTGATACATCCTCTGCAAACTCTATCACACAAAGTGCTTCACTTGATACAGCGGTGACACAAGTACGAGGAAATTTTAGAAAACAAGTAAACACAATACCTCTTCTTGCTATGTCCATACCTGTAGTTGACATACATACAAGCAAACTAAAATTACCAAATCAAAATATATATAATCTTAGTGATGGAGCTTACTTTCAAGAGACTATAGCACTTGAACCATCAGATGTTAAAGTAACAAAAATTATAAAAAAAATAGATTTAAAGAGTCATCTTTTAGCTCTTTTTGACAAATACTCTTCAAGTTCTTTATCGAATGAAGAGTTACAAATGTTAAAAGATAGACAAAAAAGAGTTCAAAAATATTATGACTTTGTAAACACTTTTAGAGAAGATAGTTCATCAAGTAGTGAAATATTTATGCAAAGTTATACAAAATTACTTAACTCTATGGTTGCATTCGAGCAAGATGAACTGCATCAAATCATGATGAATTATCTTCTTATCTCATCAACTTATATCTCAGATCTCTTCAATACAAAAGAGCTAGATAATCATAAAAAACATATTAAAAAAATTAAAAAGATAATTATTACACTTTTAGAAAAAATAATAAAAGCATATGAGCAAGAGATAGAAAAAGTTTTAGAAGATTTGTAG
- a CDS encoding nucleotidyltransferase family protein, giving the protein MRALLLAAGIGSRLRPITNTIPKCLVPINGKPLLEYWLKNLSEAGIDEFLINTHHLHVQVEEFIESSKYRDKITLVYEKKLLNTGSTLLTNRAFFDNEPFMLVHADNLSFCDFGKFINAHKNRPNNCDITMMLFKSDNPSSCGIVELDNRGIVQEFYEKVKNPPSNLANGAVYICEASLFDFLECLDKKEIDFSNDVLPKYLGKINTYFNNTYHRDIGTIESYALSQIEVLKQN; this is encoded by the coding sequence GTGAGAGCTTTACTTTTAGCCGCTGGAATCGGTAGTAGGTTAAGACCAATAACCAACACCATCCCAAAATGCTTAGTCCCAATAAATGGCAAACCTCTTTTAGAGTATTGGCTAAAGAACCTATCTGAGGCTGGAATAGATGAATTTCTGATAAATACTCACCATCTACATGTACAAGTAGAAGAGTTCATTGAGAGTTCAAAATATAGAGACAAAATAACATTAGTATATGAAAAAAAGCTTTTAAATACAGGTTCAACGCTCTTAACAAACAGAGCATTTTTTGATAATGAGCCCTTTATGTTAGTTCATGCTGATAATTTAAGTTTTTGTGATTTTGGCAAATTCATAAATGCTCATAAAAATAGACCTAATAATTGTGATATAACTATGATGCTATTTAAAAGTGACAACCCCTCTAGCTGCGGTATAGTGGAACTAGATAACAGAGGCATTGTGCAAGAGTTTTATGAAAAGGTAAAAAATCCACCATCAAATCTCGCAAATGGTGCAGTATATATTTGTGAAGCTTCACTATTTGATTTTTTAGAGTGTTTGGATAAAAAAGAGATAGATTTTAGCAATGATGTATTACCAAAGTATCTCGGAAAAATAAACACATACTTTAACAATACATATCATAGAGATATTGGCACTATTGAGAGTTATGCACTCTCGCAAATAGAAGTTTTAAAACAAAATTGA
- a CDS encoding PfkB family carbohydrate kinase has protein sequence MKKVFVSGDFNILHPGHLRLLKFAKESGEYLTVGVNSDAMSYKGINQEIRLESIKATSYVDEAFILEVSALEYIKEHMPDIVVKGKEHENRENSELDTINAYGGKLLFSSGEIGFSSMDLLRKEFLSTNYKVNHSNKYTNRHSFKPHELKSIVESFANLNVLVIGDTIVDEYITCEPLGMSQEDPTIVVTPLLSNKFLGGAAIVASHAKTLGANVKFISVIGSDNNNFVKDTLEKLDIDVSLHTDTSRPTTLKQRFRAKEKTLLRVNHLKQHGVSRDIEKKILKSINECIDKVDLIIFSDFSYGVLTKNIINSITAMGIEKKILMAADSQSSSQIGDISKFKHMTLVTPTEREIRLSLNDFESGLVVLSEKLASKTDAKYIFTTLGAEGVMIYNNVSSGLLTDNIEALGALVKDVSGAGDSLLTCSSMALAVGADIWKSAYLGSLASAIQVSRIGNVPIKKDEILKELE, from the coding sequence ATGAAAAAAGTATTTGTAAGCGGTGATTTTAATATTTTGCATCCTGGACACCTTAGACTTTTAAAGTTTGCAAAAGAGAGTGGTGAATACCTTACAGTAGGGGTAAATAGTGATGCTATGAGCTATAAAGGAATAAATCAAGAGATAAGACTTGAATCCATAAAAGCGACTAGCTATGTAGATGAAGCTTTTATCTTGGAAGTCTCAGCCCTAGAGTATATAAAAGAGCACATGCCAGATATAGTAGTTAAAGGTAAAGAGCATGAAAACAGAGAAAATAGTGAATTAGACACTATTAATGCCTATGGCGGAAAGCTTCTCTTTAGTTCTGGGGAGATTGGTTTTTCATCTATGGATCTCTTAAGAAAAGAGTTTTTATCTACAAACTATAAAGTAAACCATAGCAACAAATATACAAACAGACACTCTTTTAAGCCTCATGAGCTAAAGAGCATCGTTGAGAGCTTTGCTAATTTAAATGTTTTAGTTATAGGTGACACGATTGTTGATGAGTATATTACATGTGAGCCATTAGGAATGAGTCAAGAAGATCCAACAATAGTAGTTACTCCTCTACTTAGCAACAAATTTCTAGGCGGAGCAGCAATTGTAGCAAGCCATGCCAAAACATTAGGCGCAAATGTCAAGTTTATATCTGTTATAGGAAGTGATAATAATAACTTTGTAAAAGATACTTTAGAGAAGCTAGATATAGATGTTTCACTTCACACCGACACTTCAAGACCTACTACCTTAAAGCAGCGCTTTCGAGCAAAAGAGAAAACTCTTCTAAGAGTAAATCATCTTAAACAGCATGGAGTAAGTAGAGATATAGAAAAAAAGATACTAAAGAGTATTAATGAGTGTATTGATAAAGTTGATTTAATAATATTTTCAGACTTTAGTTATGGTGTTTTAACAAAAAATATTATCAACTCCATAACAGCTATGGGTATTGAAAAAAAGATTTTAATGGCAGCAGATTCTCAAAGTTCTTCTCAAATCGGAGATATCTCTAAGTTTAAACATATGACGCTTGTAACTCCTACGGAGAGAGAGATTAGACTATCACTTAATGATTTTGAATCTGGTTTGGTTGTTTTATCTGAAAAATTAGCTTCTAAAACAGATGCTAAGTATATCTTTACAACTCTTGGTGCTGAGGGCGTTATGATTTATAATAATGTCTCTAGTGGCTTATTAACAGATAATATTGAAGCCTTGGGTGCCCTCGTAAAAGATGTGAGTGGTGCAGGTGATTCTCTTCTTACATGCAGTTCAATGGCTTTGGCTGTTGGCGCTGATATATGGAAAAGTGCATATCTTGGCTCTTTAGCATCGGCTATACAAGTGAGTCGTATAGGAAATGTACCTATAAAAAAAGATGAAATCCTAAAAGAGCTTGAGTGA